The genomic segment ATCGCCCTTCGGCGGGGTCGCCTTCGGGAAGAGCGAGCCGTTGGCGGCCAGTTCCTTCGCCGGCTCGACGGCGTCTTCCCACTTCTTCGCCTTCACCGCCGTCTGCACCTTGCCGAACAGCGCATCGGCACCCTTGTGACCGATGCCCATGATCTGCTTGGTCGTCAGCTTCTTGTCAGCCTTCTTGTCCTTGTCGTCGGCCTTCACGGTCTCGGTTTGAGCGAGTACGAGCGCCAGCATCCCGATCGAGCCCGCCAGAGTCACTTTCAGCAACTTCCGCAGCATTGAACACCCCTGTGACACACGCAACCAGACCGTCGCGGCGCGGGTGACCGTCACACGCACCGCAAACGGACTACACCAAACCCACCGGTCGAGCATTCAACCAGCGGGATGTTGTCTGTGATAAAAGGGAGAACCTCGGTATCGGTCGCACCACTCATTCGTGCCCAGTGAACTGGCGCCGCTGAGTGGCGGAATAAGCAGGTAGTCGGTGACCCGTAGGTCAGTGGCCCGCGGCGGGAATCGAACCCGCTGCCAACTGGGCTACCGCCGGAACGCCCGGTCGGATTGTTTCCAATCATCGAGAGTGTGGGGTTCCTCTCACAGAATCACCTCTCGCGAACCGGGCACGCCGGCGGCAGCCGTGAACGTCGACCTCTCGCCGGTTGAGACGCGAGCCGGAGTGGGGATATTCACGGTAAACTCGCGCAAACTCGTCACGAGACGCTCGTGCGGAGCGGTCGGTACGAGGGCGCGGGCGGGTCAGGTTCGCGGTGGCGGGGCCGGTGGAGGAGGCCGGTTCGTGGCGACACGCGGTGCCCAGCGGCACGCTCCGGGCACGGAGGAGCGGTCGAAGGCCCACACAACCGCGTGAAGTGCGGGTACGCCGGGTTCGGTGTCGAGGCCGGAGGCCGATTTCTCGCAGTTGCACTTGCCGCCCGCAACGATCTGCGAAGCGGGTGCCGCAGGCGCTTCGGTGGGGGGCGCGTTCGCGCAACAGCTCCGGCGCGGCTCCGCTTTCGGTGCGCGTTCGCTCTTGTTGCTCGAGTTGGATAACTGGGTGGATTTTTCGCAGCAGCTCCCGCGAGCTTTCGGCTTCTCGGGCGCGGTAAGGGACGCGCAGCAACAGCCCGCGGTCGCTTTCGTGGCGGCGGCGCAAGAACACGCGGTGCCGCCACACGAGCCGGGGGCGGCGGTTCGAGTCAGTGTGGTGAAGCTCGCGGCCGGTAACGCGACCGCCGGAGTCAACTGACCGCAAAGGGCCAAGACTGCGAGCGCGCTTCGGAAATAGCCGGAAAACCGAGCGAGCACGGGGCGCCCCGCGAAGGAACCGTCGCAGAGAGAATAAGCGAGCGCCGCGCGCCAGTCAAGCGCCCGCGGCACGAACTCGCGCCCTGGCAGGGACTTGCCACGCGCCGTATCGTGATAGTGTTCACCTACCTCCGGTCCCGCCCCGCCCCCGACCTTCCGGGCGCGCGGCGCGGGGGGCAACGTCTCCGGTCCCGCGCCGACCTTCCGGCGACCCGGCGGGATCACCAATCAAGTCATTCCGGGTGCGCCTAGCCATGACTCCCTGGCACCGCAACGAGTACATGCTCAAGGGCTTGTTCCTCGGGCTCTGGGTCTTCTTCGCCCTTCAGGTTCCGGCCAACCCCGCCGACGCGTGGAAGGACATCCTCTGGGTCCTCGGCTGGGTCGGCACCGGCCTCGTGGCCGGGTTCGGCCTCGGCACCGTGAAGCTCGCCTCCCGGGGCATGAAGCCGTGGGACAACTGGCGCGCGTTTCCGTTCCTCGTCCTGCTCGAGAGCCCGCTGTTCATTTACGCGGGCATCATGCTCGGCCTGGGCTTCGGCGTCCTTTCGGGGAGCCCGCTGCTGCAACCGTGGTCGGAACCGGTGGCGCGGGCGTTCGGGCTGACGTGGGACGACATCAAGCACGCGCCGCCCGTGGGCGATTGGCTCCTGCACTGCATCGTCGGAGGCGCGCTGCTCGGGCTGTGCCTGTACCGGATGCGGCAGATGGAAGACGGGCAGACGCGGTTCTTTCTCGGCCTGGGGGTGGCCGCCCTGATGGTCTACCTCGCGTCCGAGTACCTGTTGAAAATCAAGGTGGACGTATTCGTCCCCGACCCGACCGATCCGGGCCGGATGATCCCGAAACTCGTCCCCGATCCGGCCGATCCCGGGAAGCTCATGACGGAGCGGGTTCCGTTCTTCGACAACCCGGCCACGCGCTTCAACCTCGGCATCTACATCCTGTGCGGCCTGCCGTTCTTCTACCTGCTCACGCTGAGTGGTGAAGCCGAGGAGTCCGAAGTTGAGATCATGACGCTGTGTGCCGCGCTCGGGGTCGCGCTGTACCTCATCGGGTTCGGGACCGGGTTGGGCGGGGCGGCGCCGTTCCTCATTCCGGTCGTGCTGTACTTCGTGTACGCGACGCGGGTCTTGCCCGGGCTCCGGGTCTTCAAGCACGTGTTACGCGGGTTCAGCTACATGAACGTGGGGCGGCTGGCGCTGGCCCTCCGCTTCTTCCGCCGCGCGCTGCAACTCAACCCCGAAGGGCAGCTCGCCAACGAGGGCATGCTGGCCCTGCACAACAGCCTCACCCTGTCGAAGCTCGAACGCGACCCGGAACTCATGGCGTCGCTCGACTTCGGCCTGTGCCTCGACCGCGCCGCGGCGCTGCTCATGATCCCGCCCACGCCGGTCGCGCGCGAGGAGGCGGAAAAGTTCCTCGCGCTGGTGGAACAGAAGAAGCCGGCGTACCAGGCGAAGGTCGATTACCTCCGCACGGTATCGTTCGTCCACGCGCGGCAGTACGAGTCCGCTGCCGAAGCGCTGGCGCGGCTGCTCAGCCCCGAAACGCCCGGCTACCACACCGGGCTCCGCAGGCAGATCTACTTCGACGCGCTGTACCTCGCGCTCGACGGCCCGAAGGGGCTGACCGACCGGCTCGGCTGGGCGGAGATGAACAAGCCCGGCCGGCGCATGGAGGCGATCGCCGCCGTCGAGCGGAAGCTCGCGGCCGACCCGGCGCACGAGAAGGCGAAGGAGTACCGCACGATGCTCTACAGCCAGCTCTCCGAAGGTGAGTTCGTCTCGGCCGCCGCGACCGGGGAGCCGAGAGAGTTCAACTACGAGTACGTCGAGCAGCTCGGTTACCAACTGGTGGACGAGAACGACCCGGACCGCCGCGACCGCGGTTTGGGCTACCTGCGCATCGCCGCCCGGGGGCTGCCCGAACACGGGCCGGGCATTTTCAAAAAGCTCGCGGACGTGAGCGAGAAGCTCGGTGACCCCAAAACCGCCCGCGGCTATACGGAGCAGATCCGCCGGGTGGGGAAACAGGTCAACCCCCGGAACCTCGCGAAGGACCAGCGCGAGATTTACTTCGTCGCGCTCCGCAAGCTCGCGGCGCTTCTGGAGCAGGACGGGGACGCGGTCAAAGCCGAGGCCGATGCGGCCGACGCCCGAGGTGACGCGGCCGGGCGCGGGGCGAAGGACGCCGAAGCGCGGCCGTTTTACGAATCGGCGATCGAGCACTACCGGGAGTACCTCGACGGCGGCGGCGGGTCGGCGCTGGAGGCGTACCGCAAGATCGCGGAGCTGTACGGCAAGATGCGCGACGGCCTGAACGCGGTCCTCAACACCGAAGCGGCGCTCGCGTACAGCGGCACCGACCCGGACCTGGCCCGGAAGCGGGACAGCTACTACTACTCCGTCTCGGTGGAGCGGCTGACCGCCGCGAAGGAGAACGTCGGCAAGTGGTTCGACGTGGGGTACTGCGTGAAGAAGGCGATGTCGGTGCTGAACAGCCGCGACGCCGACGC from the Frigoriglobus tundricola genome contains:
- a CDS encoding tetratricopeptide repeat protein, giving the protein MTPWHRNEYMLKGLFLGLWVFFALQVPANPADAWKDILWVLGWVGTGLVAGFGLGTVKLASRGMKPWDNWRAFPFLVLLESPLFIYAGIMLGLGFGVLSGSPLLQPWSEPVARAFGLTWDDIKHAPPVGDWLLHCIVGGALLGLCLYRMRQMEDGQTRFFLGLGVAALMVYLASEYLLKIKVDVFVPDPTDPGRMIPKLVPDPADPGKLMTERVPFFDNPATRFNLGIYILCGLPFFYLLTLSGEAEESEVEIMTLCAALGVALYLIGFGTGLGGAAPFLIPVVLYFVYATRVLPGLRVFKHVLRGFSYMNVGRLALALRFFRRALQLNPEGQLANEGMLALHNSLTLSKLERDPELMASLDFGLCLDRAAALLMIPPTPVAREEAEKFLALVEQKKPAYQAKVDYLRTVSFVHARQYESAAEALARLLSPETPGYHTGLRRQIYFDALYLALDGPKGLTDRLGWAEMNKPGRRMEAIAAVERKLAADPAHEKAKEYRTMLYSQLSEGEFVSAAATGEPREFNYEYVEQLGYQLVDENDPDRRDRGLGYLRIAARGLPEHGPGIFKKLADVSEKLGDPKTARGYTEQIRRVGKQVNPRNLAKDQREIYFVALRKLAALLEQDGDAVKAEADAADARGDAAGRGAKDAEARPFYESAIEHYREYLDGGGGSALEAYRKIAELYGKMRDGLNAVLNTEAALAYSGTDPDLARKRDSYYYSVSVERLTAAKENVGKWFDVGYCVKKAMSVLNSRDADADLLDWATHLTRLAKVVEPASNRVRLVEARCLLRRGERDAGLSLLEDVREGAKGSGDEEEAWYNTTRILGQLYLEELNRPDLALKAYTDYKDYHKSGADTLFQIARCYEATNDLGNAVKFYNAVTAYEEHPKYWDAKDALKRLGKG
- a CDS encoding cytochrome c; protein product: MLRKLLKVTLAGSIGMLALVLAQTETVKADDKDKKADKKLTTKQIMGIGHKGADALFGKVQTAVKAKKWEDAVEPAKELAANGSLFPKATPPKGDAKSWEDLAGKYADNTKALSDAVEKKDADAAAKAGKAIGSSCGACHKAHKP